One genomic segment of Brachionichthys hirsutus isolate HB-005 chromosome 13, CSIRO-AGI_Bhir_v1, whole genome shotgun sequence includes these proteins:
- the lpcat1 gene encoding lysophosphatidylcholine acyltransferase 1 → MESSNSRPSRVSRNPFVHELKFTRSDYFKIGLMSVTVFPVRLLLVSFLMLLAWPFAFAASLGRSEFVIEPRSWWRRLVKVCLWAIMRAMWFCGGFHWIKVKGERAPPSAVPILTVAPHSSYFDAIPVTMTMCSIVGKLESRSTPVWGTLISYIRPVFVCRSDQDSRKKTVAEIKRRAQSGGAWPQIMIFPEGTCTNRSGLILFKAGAFIPGLPVQPVVLRYPNKLDTISWTWRGPGAFKLLWLTLCQPHNPMEIEYLPVYTPSKEEKGNPSLFANNVRRLMAKALQVPLTDLSFEDQAIVLSRGPLAICNYSSLLEFNQLVCRLRLRADITEEALEEQGRRARKLQGDGLSLEDFAQFINLPVTDTLTQVHSFFDKKGDGQIDGRLYVIALSTVHRPSQAMKTLKLAFKMYASEESGEVQEDDVAAILEIMLGVKEVELSGLFLSLDRPDNERITYDELCHFIERHPYSIQDFLDFKDHPRGFCFFGQPPSCDIQNSKED, encoded by the exons ATGGAGTCATCCAACAGTCGGCCCTCGAGAGTGAGCAGAAACCCTTTCGTCCACGAGCTGAAATTCACCAGGAGTGATTATTTCAag atcGGACTGATGTCTGTCACCGTGTTTCCTGTGCGACTGTTGCTGGTGTCCTTCCTCATGCTGCTGGCGTGGCCTTTCGCCTTCGCCGCCTCGCTGGGACGTTCGGAGTTCGTCATTGAGCCACGGTCATggtggaggag GCTCGTCAAGGTTTGTCTATGGGCGATCATGCGAGCCATGTGGTTTTGCGGAGGTTTCCACTGGATCAAAGTGAAAGGGGAGCGGGCGCCGCCCTCTGCGGTTCCCATCCTTACTGTTGCTCCACACTCCTCCTACTTCGACGCCATCCCAGTCACCATGACCATGTGCTCCATAGTCGGCaaactggagagcaggagcacTCCCGTCTGGGGTA CACTGATCAGCTACATCAGgccagtgtttgtgtgtcggtcgGATCAGGACTCCAGAAAAAAAACGGTTGCGGAGATCAAGCGGAGAGCCCAGTccgggggggcgtggcctcag ATCATGATCTTCCCAGAGGGGACGTGCACCAACAGGTCGGGTCTCATCTTATTCAAGGCCG GTGCTTTCATACCAGGGCTCCCAGTACAGCCAGTGGTCCTACGCTACCCAAACAAACTG GATACAATTTCATGGACGTGGCGAGGCCCTGGAGC cttCAAGCTCTTGTGGCTCACTCTGTGCCAACCTCATAATCCCATGGAAATAGAG TATTTGCCAGTTTACACTCCAtcaaaggaggagaaaggaaaccCGTCTCTGTTTGCTAACAATGTCAGAAGGCTCATGGCAAA GGCGCTGCAGGTCCCGCTCACAGACCTGTCCTTTGAAGACCAGGCGATCGTCCTATCACGGGGGCCCCTGGCCATATGTAACTACAGCAGTCTACTCGAGTTCAACCAGCTTGTCTGTCGCCTGAG GTTGAGAGCAGACATTAcagaggaggcgctggaggagCAAGGCAGGAGGGCCAGGAAGTTGCAGGGAGACGGTCTGAGTTTGGAAGACTTTGCTCAGTTCATCAACCTCCCAGTTACAGATACCCTCACACAAGTTCACAGCTTCTTTGACAAG AAGGGAGATGGGCAGATAGACGGCAGACTTTACGTCATTGCTCTGTCTACGGTTCATCGTCCATCGCAGGCAATGAAGACTCTCAAACTGGCCTTCAAG ATGTATGCGAGCGAGGAGAGCGGTGAAGTCCAAGAAGACGATGTCGCTGCCATTTTGGAAATAATGTTAGGAGTGAAAGAGGTGGAACTGTCGGGTCTGTTTTTATCGCTTGACAGGCCTGACAATGAAAGGATCACATATG atgaactttgtcatttcATAGAGCGGCATCCGTACTCTATTCAGGATTTCCTGGATTTTAAAGACCATCCACGCGGGTTCTGCTTTTTCGGCCAACCTCCGAGCTGCGACATCCAGAACAGCAAAGAAGACTGA